A genomic window from Micromonospora violae includes:
- a CDS encoding SDR family oxidoreductase, whose translation MTTNRIALITGANKGIGFATARQLGALGMTVLVGARNAERGRAAERELRDGGADARFVPLDVTDAESVAAAAKLVESEYGRLDVLVNNAGIFLGDGPRALPSATTVATLRRVYETNVFGVATVTNALLPLLLRAPAARIVNVSSEVGSIAVMTNPDGALFELASVPYPSSKAALNMLTAMYAKELRDTRIKVNAANPGYCATDFNGNSGFRTAEQGAEVSVHLATLPADGPNGLLWGFQMDAGGGYGVLPW comes from the coding sequence ATGACCACGAACAGGATCGCCCTGATCACCGGGGCCAACAAAGGAATCGGCTTCGCCACCGCCCGACAGCTCGGCGCCCTCGGAATGACGGTGCTGGTGGGCGCGCGGAACGCCGAGCGGGGCCGAGCCGCCGAACGGGAGCTGCGCGACGGCGGAGCGGACGCCCGGTTCGTGCCGCTGGACGTCACCGACGCCGAATCGGTGGCAGCCGCCGCAAAGCTGGTGGAATCGGAGTACGGCCGGCTGGACGTGCTGGTCAACAACGCCGGCATCTTTCTCGGCGACGGCCCGCGGGCGCTGCCCAGCGCGACGACCGTGGCGACGCTGCGCCGGGTGTACGAGACGAACGTGTTCGGGGTGGCGACGGTGACCAACGCGCTGCTGCCGCTGCTGCTGCGGGCCCCCGCGGCCCGGATCGTCAACGTCTCCAGCGAGGTCGGCTCGATCGCGGTGATGACCAACCCGGACGGCGCGCTGTTCGAGCTGGCCTCCGTGCCATACCCGTCGTCGAAGGCGGCGCTGAACATGCTCACCGCGATGTACGCCAAGGAGCTGCGGGACACCCGGATCAAGGTGAACGCGGCGAACCCGGGCTACTGCGCCACCGACTTCAACGGCAACAGCGGTTTCCGCACCGCCGAGCAGGGCGCCGAGGTGAGCGTGCACCTTGCGACGCTGCCGGCCGACGGACCGAACGGGCTGCTGTGGGGCTTCCAGATGGACGCCGGCGGTGGGTACGGCGTGCTGCCCTGGTGA
- a CDS encoding helix-turn-helix transcriptional regulator → MTDLRRDELAAFLRTRRARLRPAEVGLPEGERRRTPGLRRQEVAQLAGMSIDYYIRLEQGRGPHPSRQVLASMARALLLSRDEREYLFRVAGETAPPAGGPSRVVPPGLRHLIDAMTETPAYLVDAAYQVLAWNRLATYFVGDLAAVPDADRNMIRWAFRQPATSSRWTDADTLRFVRSTVADLRAAYGRYPADPAIRELVTELLGTSPRFAQLWAEHDVEERRPIVKRVPHPDLGLLEFECRVLLVPETDQRMIVYVPEPGSPTQAAFRRVAERVGS, encoded by the coding sequence ATGACCGACCTGCGTCGTGACGAACTGGCGGCGTTCCTGCGCACCCGCCGCGCCCGGCTGCGCCCCGCCGAGGTCGGGCTCCCCGAGGGCGAACGCCGGCGCACCCCCGGGCTGCGCCGGCAGGAGGTAGCCCAACTCGCCGGGATGTCGATCGACTACTACATCCGGTTGGAGCAGGGCCGCGGGCCGCACCCGTCCCGGCAGGTGCTCGCCTCAATGGCCCGGGCGCTGCTGTTGAGCCGGGACGAGCGCGAGTACCTGTTCCGGGTCGCCGGGGAGACCGCGCCGCCGGCCGGCGGGCCGAGCCGGGTGGTGCCACCCGGGCTGCGGCACCTGATCGACGCGATGACCGAGACGCCGGCGTACCTCGTCGACGCCGCGTACCAGGTGCTGGCCTGGAACCGGCTGGCCACCTACTTCGTGGGGGATCTCGCGGCCGTGCCGGACGCGGACCGCAACATGATCCGCTGGGCGTTCCGGCAGCCGGCGACCAGCAGCCGCTGGACCGATGCCGACACCCTCCGGTTCGTCCGTAGCACCGTGGCGGACCTGCGGGCCGCCTACGGTCGTTATCCGGCCGACCCGGCGATCCGTGAGCTGGTGACCGAGCTGCTCGGCACCTCGCCGCGGTTCGCCCAGCTCTGGGCCGAGCACGACGTCGAGGAACGCCGGCCCATCGTGAAGCGGGTGCCACACCCGGACCTGGGGCTGTTGGAGTTCGAGTGCCGGGTGCTGCTGGTGCCGGAGACCGACCAGCGGATGATCGTCTACGTTCCCGAGCCCGGTTCGCCGACCCAGGCGGCGTTCCGCCGGGTCGCCGAACGTGTCGGCTCCTGA
- a CDS encoding aldo/keto reductase, which translates to MAITIPDISLNDGTTIPQLGFGVFQIEPKDTVAAVTTALEIGYRHIDTAQMYGNEAEVGEAVRVSGLDRGSVYVTSKLNNAFHRPDDARKAFDSTLAALKMDYIDLFLIHWPLPTLYDGDYVSTWKVLEEIQRDGRARSIGVSNFQVSHLKRLADEASVVPAVNQIEAHPYFTNDEVRAYGREHNILTEAWSPIAQGKVLGDPTVVDIAEQVGRTPAQVVLRWHVQRGDIIFPKSTTPKRIEENTRIFDFELDDVAMERITELDKGEAGRQGPHPDTFAYLPN; encoded by the coding sequence GTGGCAATCACGATTCCCGACATCAGCCTGAACGACGGCACCACCATTCCGCAGCTCGGTTTCGGGGTGTTCCAGATCGAGCCGAAGGACACCGTCGCGGCGGTGACCACGGCGCTGGAGATCGGCTACCGGCACATCGACACCGCCCAGATGTACGGCAACGAGGCCGAGGTCGGCGAGGCGGTACGCGTCTCCGGTCTCGACCGGGGCTCGGTCTACGTGACCAGCAAGCTGAACAACGCCTTCCACCGCCCCGACGACGCCCGCAAGGCGTTCGACTCGACGCTCGCGGCGCTGAAGATGGACTACATCGACCTGTTCCTGATCCACTGGCCGCTGCCGACCCTGTACGACGGCGACTACGTCTCGACCTGGAAGGTGCTGGAGGAGATCCAGCGCGACGGCCGGGCCCGCTCGATCGGCGTGTCGAACTTCCAGGTGTCGCACCTGAAGCGACTGGCCGACGAGGCGAGCGTCGTGCCGGCGGTCAACCAGATCGAGGCGCACCCGTACTTCACCAACGACGAGGTCCGCGCCTACGGCCGCGAGCACAACATCCTCACCGAGGCGTGGTCGCCCATCGCGCAGGGCAAGGTGCTGGGCGACCCGACGGTGGTCGACATCGCCGAGCAGGTCGGCCGGACCCCGGCGCAGGTGGTGCTCCGCTGGCACGTGCAGCGCGGCGACATCATCTTCCCGAAGTCGACCACCCCGAAGCGGATCGAGGAGAACACCCGGATCTTCGACTTCGAGCTGGACGACGTGGCGATGGAGCGGATCACCGAGCTGGACAAGGGCGAGGCCGGCCGGCAGGGCCCGCACCCGGACACCTTCGCCTACCTGCCCAACTGA
- a CDS encoding LysR family transcriptional regulator yields MDLLRHLRHFVVVAHELHFGRAAELLGMAQPPLSQSIQRLERELTVELFDRSRRQVRLTTAGELLLGEAEELLAGEGRLRSLMGQVRAGELGVLRAGVPPETPAVTLRSLLDGLNDRAPGLDVELHELTTAEQVRMLAERTLDVGLVHHPVAADGLRFGAPVDVPLGVLLPRTSPLARGRTVSLASLSGRDLVAAPRATAPGWHDHLLTVCRQHGWRPTRVRPARNPEFLCGLVLAGGGVAVEPAAVARREPRIAWRPIVDAPLAKRTSAAWPDRSAHPAAAMFGQLAAEVLADAEPTAPAPPATSVPAARPWPVLFDTTG; encoded by the coding sequence GTGGATCTGCTCCGGCACCTGCGGCACTTCGTGGTGGTCGCACACGAACTGCACTTCGGCCGGGCCGCGGAGCTGCTCGGGATGGCCCAGCCACCGTTGAGCCAGTCGATCCAGCGGCTGGAGCGGGAGTTGACCGTCGAGCTGTTCGACCGGTCCCGCCGCCAGGTCCGCCTCACCACCGCCGGTGAGCTGCTGCTCGGCGAGGCGGAGGAACTACTCGCCGGTGAGGGTCGACTGCGCAGCCTGATGGGGCAGGTGCGCGCCGGTGAGCTGGGCGTACTCCGGGCCGGGGTGCCGCCGGAGACACCCGCCGTGACGCTGCGCTCGCTGCTGGACGGCCTCAACGACCGGGCGCCCGGGCTGGACGTGGAACTGCACGAGCTGACCACTGCCGAGCAGGTGCGGATGCTCGCCGAACGGACCCTGGACGTGGGGCTCGTTCATCACCCGGTGGCGGCGGACGGGCTGCGTTTCGGCGCCCCGGTCGACGTACCCCTGGGGGTGCTGCTGCCGCGCACCTCGCCGCTGGCCCGCGGCCGTACGGTGTCACTCGCGTCGCTCTCCGGCCGGGATCTGGTGGCCGCGCCCCGCGCCACCGCCCCCGGCTGGCACGACCACCTACTGACGGTGTGCCGGCAGCACGGTTGGCGCCCGACCCGGGTACGCCCGGCCCGCAACCCGGAATTCCTGTGCGGGTTGGTGCTGGCCGGAGGCGGGGTGGCCGTGGAACCGGCGGCGGTGGCCCGCCGGGAACCCCGGATCGCGTGGCGGCCGATCGTCGACGCGCCGCTGGCGAAGCGCACCTCGGCGGCCTGGCCGGACCGGTCGGCGCACCCTGCGGCGGCGATGTTCGGCCAGCTCGCCGCGGAGGTGCTGGCCGACGCCGAGCCCACCGCGCCCGCGCCGCCCGCGACGTCGGTGCCGGCGGCACGCCCCTGGCCGGTGCTGTTCGACACGACCGGGTGA
- a CDS encoding serine hydrolase — MDVGERIEAIFAAVGVTASLHVVDLDAVDLSAVEGGGTTDGGGPVGGGLREVGVRADEQAVIASIFKILLVLEFARQVEAGQLDPTERVVVTAADRLGGWGLAGCADDAEVSLRDLAYFAMSVSDNTAADLLLRRVGPDLLPMLAAELGLTRTRLLGGPRELVEMMLADVGARTEAEFARIFPTLPADQVRAMRVFDPAHTTSSTAREITRLLTLIWRDEAGPAAACAMVRTWMARQIFWTRLAAGFPPGVRVSGKTGTLPGFHLEAGVAEYPDGGRYAIAVFARAEQLTPRRIDVDLAMGEAARTAVEALRGD; from the coding sequence GTGGACGTGGGGGAACGCATCGAGGCCATCTTCGCCGCCGTCGGGGTGACGGCCAGCCTGCACGTCGTGGACCTGGACGCCGTCGACCTGAGCGCCGTCGAGGGCGGCGGCACGACTGACGGCGGCGGCCCGGTCGGCGGCGGCCTCCGCGAGGTCGGGGTACGGGCCGACGAGCAGGCGGTGATCGCCTCGATCTTCAAGATCCTGCTGGTGCTGGAGTTCGCCCGGCAGGTGGAGGCCGGTCAGCTGGACCCGACCGAGCGGGTGGTGGTCACCGCCGCCGACCGGCTCGGTGGGTGGGGTCTGGCCGGCTGCGCCGACGACGCCGAGGTGTCGCTGCGCGACCTCGCGTACTTCGCCATGTCGGTCAGCGACAACACCGCCGCCGACCTGCTGCTGCGCCGGGTCGGCCCGGACCTGCTGCCGATGCTCGCCGCCGAGTTGGGACTGACCCGCACCCGTCTTCTCGGTGGTCCCCGGGAGTTGGTCGAGATGATGCTCGCCGACGTGGGCGCCCGGACCGAGGCGGAGTTCGCCCGGATCTTCCCGACGCTGCCGGCGGACCAGGTCCGGGCCATGCGGGTCTTCGACCCCGCGCACACCACGTCCAGCACCGCCCGGGAGATCACCCGGCTGCTCACGCTGATCTGGCGGGACGAGGCCGGACCAGCGGCGGCCTGCGCGATGGTCCGCACCTGGATGGCCCGGCAGATCTTCTGGACCCGACTGGCCGCCGGTTTCCCGCCCGGCGTCCGGGTCTCCGGAAAGACCGGCACCCTGCCCGGGTTCCACCTGGAGGCCGGGGTCGCCGAATACCCCGACGGGGGCCGGTACGCGATAGCCGTGTTCGCCCGTGCCGAACAGTTGACTCCGCGCCGCATCGACGTGGACCTGGCGATGGGGGAGGCGGCCCGGACGGCCGTCGAGGCGCTGCGCGGCGACTGA
- a CDS encoding MBL fold metallo-hydrolase, with the protein MPSLDRRRFLRDAAATTALVSAGGLAAGVATPAQAAPSTAAPAPTARPKRAVSFRWWGTAGWRVDIGDRTVLVDPFLSRIDTGLFTGPFRTDTPLTVRPDVIDPRVDRAMTVLVTHTHWDHFMDVPYIAGRTGARVFGTLTAYHLGLAYGLPSTQLSAVKGGEVLDFGDHSVEVVGSLHSRNPSYSVAFPGVRVTPPPQPATIADLPEGDTLGYLLRVDGGPSVYFTGASDVAERNLTGLAPDVAMVAMQNATTTGDYLPRLLAGLDYPKVVVPVHYDNFETALQNPPTVAETDRARLNDMIAAIRRISPRSRVLVPEYETAYHF; encoded by the coding sequence ATGCCCAGTCTCGACCGCCGACGCTTCCTGCGCGACGCCGCCGCCACCACCGCACTGGTCTCCGCCGGTGGCCTCGCCGCCGGCGTCGCCACCCCGGCGCAGGCCGCACCCTCGACCGCCGCACCCGCACCGACCGCTCGCCCGAAGCGGGCGGTCAGCTTCCGCTGGTGGGGTACGGCCGGCTGGCGCGTCGACATCGGCGACCGCACCGTCCTCGTCGACCCGTTCCTCAGCCGGATCGACACCGGGCTGTTCACCGGGCCGTTCCGGACGGACACCCCGCTGACCGTGCGCCCCGACGTGATCGACCCGCGCGTCGACCGGGCCATGACGGTGCTGGTCACGCACACCCACTGGGACCACTTCATGGACGTGCCGTACATCGCCGGGCGCACCGGCGCGCGGGTGTTCGGCACGCTGACCGCGTACCACCTGGGGTTGGCCTACGGGTTGCCGTCGACGCAGCTCAGCGCCGTGAAGGGTGGGGAGGTGCTGGACTTCGGCGACCACAGCGTCGAGGTGGTCGGCTCACTGCACAGCCGTAACCCGTCGTACTCGGTGGCCTTTCCCGGGGTGCGGGTGACCCCGCCACCGCAGCCGGCCACCATCGCCGACCTGCCCGAGGGCGACACGCTCGGCTACCTGCTGCGGGTCGACGGCGGCCCGTCGGTCTACTTCACCGGGGCCAGCGACGTCGCTGAGCGGAACCTCACCGGGCTCGCGCCCGACGTGGCGATGGTGGCCATGCAGAACGCCACCACCACCGGCGACTACCTGCCCCGGCTGCTGGCCGGCCTCGACTACCCGAAGGTCGTGGTGCCGGTGCACTACGACAACTTCGAGACGGCGTTGCAGAACCCGCCGACGGTCGCCGAGACCGACCGCGCCCGGTTGAACGACATGATCGCGGCCATCCGCCGGATCTCGCCGCGCAGCCGGGTGCTGGTGCCCGAGTACGAAACCGCGTACCACTTCTGA
- a CDS encoding DUF1697 domain-containing protein, producing MTRYVALLRGVNVGGSTRLAMADLRRIVTDLGHEDVKTYLQSGNVAFGSTVRDAEKLAAGIERALTDELALTVPVLVRSGRELAAIAGGNPYADREDDPTRLLVAFLATAPKASMVDALAVPNGENVSFTVTGREVFLHYVGGGYGRSKFTNAYLEKKLGVVATTRNWKSVRALAELTAG from the coding sequence GTGACCCGGTACGTCGCCCTGCTGCGTGGGGTCAACGTCGGCGGCAGCACCCGGCTGGCGATGGCCGACCTGCGCCGGATCGTCACCGACCTCGGCCACGAGGACGTCAAGACGTACCTGCAGAGCGGCAATGTGGCCTTCGGCAGCACGGTGCGCGACGCGGAGAAGCTGGCCGCCGGGATCGAACGGGCGCTCACCGACGAGTTGGCGTTGACGGTGCCGGTACTGGTGCGCAGCGGCCGGGAGTTGGCGGCGATCGCCGGCGGCAACCCGTACGCCGACCGGGAGGACGACCCGACGCGACTGTTGGTGGCGTTCCTCGCGACCGCGCCGAAGGCGTCCATGGTGGACGCGCTCGCCGTGCCCAACGGCGAGAACGTGTCGTTCACGGTGACCGGCCGGGAGGTGTTCCTGCACTACGTCGGCGGCGGCTACGGGCGCTCGAAGTTCACCAACGCGTACCTGGAGAAGAAGCTGGGCGTGGTGGCCACCACCCGCAACTGGAAGTCGGTGCGGGCCCTGGCCGAGCTGACCGCCGGCTGA
- a CDS encoding response regulator, with protein MIRVLIADDQALLRGSFRLLVDLSPDCTTVGEAGTGAQAVALAERHRPDVVLMDVRMPEMDGIEATRRICADPATAGSRVIILTTFDLDEYVYGALRAGASGFLLKDTPPADLLTGIRVVAAGEGLLAPTVTRRLIDEFARQPEPTRPLPRQLDGVTDREREVLALIARGLSNAELAAHLNLSQATVKTHVGRLLTKLAVRDRAQLVIVAYETGLVGPGGLR; from the coding sequence GTGATCCGCGTCCTGATCGCCGACGACCAGGCGCTGCTGCGCGGCAGTTTCCGGCTGCTTGTCGACCTCAGCCCGGACTGCACCACCGTCGGCGAGGCGGGCACCGGCGCGCAGGCCGTCGCGTTGGCCGAGCGGCACCGGCCGGATGTGGTGTTGATGGACGTCCGGATGCCGGAGATGGACGGCATCGAGGCGACCCGGCGGATCTGCGCCGACCCGGCGACGGCCGGCAGCCGGGTCATCATCCTGACGACGTTCGACCTCGACGAGTACGTCTACGGCGCGCTGCGCGCCGGGGCCAGCGGGTTCCTGCTGAAGGACACCCCACCGGCGGACCTGCTGACCGGGATCCGGGTGGTCGCCGCCGGGGAGGGGCTGCTCGCGCCGACGGTGACCCGCCGGCTGATCGACGAGTTCGCCCGGCAGCCGGAGCCGACCCGTCCGCTGCCCCGGCAGCTCGACGGGGTGACCGACCGGGAACGGGAGGTGCTCGCGCTGATCGCCCGGGGCCTGTCCAACGCGGAGTTGGCCGCGCACCTCAACCTCAGCCAGGCCACCGTCAAGACGCACGTCGGGCGGCTGCTGACCAAGCTGGCGGTACGCGACCGGGCGCAACTGGTCATCGTCGCGTACGAGACGGGCCTGGTGGGGCCGGGCGGCCTACGCTGA
- a CDS encoding sensor histidine kinase: protein MTALLLTRRMRPADLYTVDALLAVAVGGLLCPYAALESPLHGGVREPLWVSVLVGLALGLPLAVRRRWPMTVAAVISSVATVALVTGVIPNFAAAAPALAIGLSFYTVAVSTPTRRSMLCAAGCLALVSVALVLTAGDLWSRTGAVVYAAVMVAPAWVIGWLIRERRALAVRQSDHLVRQAATEERLRVARELHDVVAHTLSLIVVKAAVANHVAEADPREAGAALRVIEQTGRTALTDVRRVLGVLREDSPYAPTPGLDELPVLARQAAIGGVDVQLDVRREEPAGAVPESVGLAVYRIVQEAVTNVVKHAAPAACRATVTVLPDEVRVEVTDDGQRPVLLGGEGHGLIGMRERVALHGGEFRAGPRADGGFAVTASLPYRVAA, encoded by the coding sequence GTGACCGCTCTCCTGCTGACCCGACGGATGCGGCCGGCGGACCTGTACACCGTGGACGCTCTGCTGGCGGTGGCCGTCGGTGGCCTGCTCTGCCCGTACGCGGCGTTGGAGTCGCCGCTGCACGGTGGCGTACGCGAGCCGCTCTGGGTCTCCGTGCTGGTGGGGCTGGCCCTCGGGCTCCCGTTGGCAGTGCGGCGACGGTGGCCGATGACGGTGGCCGCCGTGATCAGCTCCGTCGCCACCGTTGCCCTGGTCACCGGTGTGATACCCAACTTCGCAGCCGCCGCGCCGGCGCTCGCCATCGGCCTGTCCTTCTACACGGTGGCGGTGTCGACACCCACCCGCCGGTCGATGCTCTGCGCCGCCGGTTGTCTCGCGCTGGTGAGCGTCGCCCTGGTGCTGACCGCGGGTGACCTCTGGTCGCGGACCGGCGCGGTCGTCTACGCCGCTGTCATGGTCGCGCCGGCCTGGGTGATCGGATGGCTGATCCGGGAGCGCCGCGCCCTCGCCGTCCGGCAGAGTGACCACCTGGTCCGTCAGGCCGCCACCGAGGAACGGTTGCGGGTGGCGCGCGAGCTGCACGACGTGGTCGCGCACACGTTGAGCCTCATCGTGGTGAAGGCGGCCGTCGCCAACCACGTCGCCGAGGCCGACCCCCGCGAGGCGGGCGCCGCGCTGCGGGTGATCGAGCAGACCGGCCGTACGGCGCTGACCGACGTGCGTCGCGTGCTCGGCGTCCTGCGGGAGGACAGCCCGTACGCGCCGACGCCCGGGTTGGACGAGTTGCCGGTCCTCGCCCGGCAGGCCGCGATCGGCGGCGTCGACGTGCAGCTCGACGTACGGCGGGAGGAACCGGCCGGCGCGGTGCCGGAGTCGGTGGGCCTCGCGGTGTACCGGATCGTGCAGGAGGCGGTGACGAACGTGGTGAAGCACGCGGCACCGGCCGCCTGCCGGGCTACGGTGACCGTCCTACCCGACGAGGTGCGGGTGGAGGTGACCGACGACGGCCAGCGGCCGGTTCTGCTCGGCGGGGAGGGGCACGGGTTGATCGGCATGCGGGAACGGGTGGCGTTGCACGGCGGGGAGTTCCGTGCCGGCCCCCGCGCCGACGGTGGTTTCGCGGTGACGGCCAGCCTGCCCTACCGGGTGGCGGCGTGA
- a CDS encoding ABC transporter ATP-binding protein: MTTHTVTLVGLRAVYGTGSRRVTALDGVTTDFASGTFTAVMGPSGSGKSTLLHCAAGLDRPTEGVVTIDGTRLNDLGEDELTRLRRDRIGFVFQAFNLVSTLTAAQNVELPARLARRRPPAHEVAAALDAVGLADRAGHRPSELSGGEQQRVAVARALITRPAVVFADEPTGALDSASSRQVLRLLRALVDDHGQTVVMVTHDPAAAAYADRVLLLADGRVVDELTGEITATAVAARIAEREAVAESSC, translated from the coding sequence ATGACCACACACACGGTGACCCTGGTGGGGCTGCGCGCGGTGTACGGCACCGGAAGCCGGCGGGTGACGGCGCTCGACGGCGTGACCACCGACTTCGCGAGCGGTACGTTCACGGCGGTGATGGGCCCCTCGGGCTCGGGAAAGTCCACCCTGCTGCACTGCGCGGCGGGGTTGGACCGCCCGACCGAGGGGGTCGTCACGATCGACGGCACCCGCCTCAACGACCTCGGTGAGGACGAGCTGACCCGGCTGCGGCGGGACCGGATCGGCTTCGTGTTCCAGGCGTTCAACCTGGTCTCCACCCTGACCGCCGCGCAGAACGTCGAATTGCCGGCACGGCTGGCCCGCCGCCGCCCGCCGGCCCACGAGGTCGCCGCCGCCCTCGACGCCGTCGGACTCGCCGACCGGGCCGGGCACCGGCCCAGTGAGCTGTCCGGCGGCGAGCAGCAGCGCGTCGCCGTGGCCCGAGCGCTGATCACCCGCCCGGCGGTGGTCTTCGCCGACGAACCGACCGGGGCACTGGACAGCGCGTCCTCCCGGCAGGTGCTGCGGCTGTTGCGCGCGCTCGTCGACGACCACGGGCAGACCGTCGTGATGGTGACCCACGATCCCGCCGCCGCCGCGTACGCCGATCGGGTCCTGCTGCTGGCTGACGGCCGGGTCGTCGACGAGCTGACCGGCGAGATCACCGCCACTGCCGTCGCCGCCCGGATCGCCGAGCGGGAAGCCGTCGCGGAGTCGTCGTGCTGA